The genomic stretch CGAGAAGCCATAGGCGGCAAAGGAAGTCCGTGCCTGAGCTTCAAGTACCTGCCACAAGGCAGTTTCTTCCGGCAATATGTCGCGAAACCCTCTCACTGCAGCAATGTTCATGTCACCCTCGTGAAAGGGGCTATTGTGTCAGAGGGGACAGAAGCAATCAATGAGGAAGCGAGCCTGAGAAGGGAGCCTTGCACGGAAAATAATCAGACTCCACGTGCGAGGCCTTTCCGCACTTGAAGGATTGATGGGGGACTACCCGTCTGACTTTTTTGATCGATCAATAGCTGCGGAAGCTTGGTCGAGTTCGCGTTCCCACTGTCGTGTACTAAGCTGAGTCTTGATCCTGGCAATAAGATCGCGATTATTGACTGGCTTGACGACGAACTCACTGACGCCCAAAGCCATTCCGGCAGACCTGGTTGCCATATCATCTTTTGCAGTGAGCAAAATAATCGGTGGCGTGGGAGCGACCTGTTTTAAATGACGGCAGACTTCGAGGCCATCCATTCCAGGCATCATAACGTCGAGGACGATTACATCTACAGTGTGGTGACGAATAAGCTCAAGACATTCTTGCCCACTATATGCACGTAGGGCGGTAAGGTTATGTTGAGCAAGAAGGCGGGCAATAATATCCACCGCATCCTTGTTGTCGTCCACCACAAGCACAGTAGCAGAGGGTGCTGAAGAAGGCTGTGCTTTGTCCATGGTCATTGTGAGTCTCTCCTATGGTGCAAGTGCTGAGCTACTCTCCTCAGTGAGAGAAAGTAGCGCTGTCCCGCTTTTCTTACGACGTAGTTTGGCAACTAATGTCGTACGTTTCAAGCCGAGCATTTGCGCTGCTGCGGTCTTGTTACCGTTTGTCCTCCGTAGGGCCTCATCAATGAGACGGCCCTCAAATTGTTCAAGAACTTCACGGAGATTAACTTCCCCATCACTGAAATCAGGATGAGGCAGCTTTTTCTCTGAAATAAAGGAACGTACATGGGGGGGGGAGATCTTCAGGGATGAGCAACCCGGTGTCGCT from Deltaproteobacteria bacterium encodes the following:
- a CDS encoding response regulator translates to MTMDKAQPSSAPSATVLVVDDNKDAVDIIARLLAQHNLTALRAYSGQECLELIRHHTVDVIVLDVMMPGMDGLEVCRHLKQVAPTPPIILLTAKDDMATRSAGMALGVSEFVVKPVNNRDLIARIKTQLSTRQWERELDQASAAIDRSKKSDG